Proteins encoded by one window of Aphis gossypii isolate Hap1 chromosome X, ASM2018417v2, whole genome shotgun sequence:
- the LOC126552808 gene encoding homeobox protein Hox-A1 isoform X1, with amino-acid sequence MNTNTNYYIDLTGLIPQIVPLTPESKTTVMNLNTSERPENDDVLKTHNDDDQRRKPMFLFSVDYILNKAGETNAEDDTDQQNKQHFDWLYCTRFKPPKLDRIKRKDGKHRQKRRPGRNPRIPFTTQQVSVLEHEFRRSAYLGGTNDVHVLSDRLRLSESRIKIWFQNRRARERRDHHSGSLPGSSSTNSTNNSSQQRLPISSTSAFKPLVPSHTYVEGNYSPS; translated from the exons atgAACACAAATACAAACTATTACATCGATTTAACTGG attaatacCTCAAATTGTACCATTAACTCCAGAATCTAAAACTACAGTAATGAACTTGAATACCTCAGAGCGTCCAGAAAATGACGACGTTTTAAAAACACACAACGATGATGATCAAAGAAGAAAAcccatgtttttatttagcgtggattatatattgaataaagcCGGGGAGACGAATGCTGAAGACGATACCgatcaacaaaataaacagcATTTTGACTGGTTGTATTGTACACGATTCAAGCCTCCAAAACTCGACA gGATAAAAAGGAAGGATGGGAAACATAGACAGAAACGGAGGCCTGGACGCAATCCGAGGATACCATTTACCACCCAACAAGTTTCGGTATTGGAACATGAATTCCGGCGGAGTGCATATTTAGGAGGAACTAACGATGTACATGTATTGTCTGACAGATTGCGACTATCGGAAAGTAGA ataaaaatatggtttcaAAACCGTAGAGCCAGAGAACGCAGAGATCATCATAGTGGAAGTTTACCCGGATCATCTAGTACTAACTCTACTAATAATTCTTCTCAACAACGACTCCCGATATCGTCTACATCTGCGTTCAAACCATTGGTGCCATCACACACTTATGTTGAAGGAAATTATTCTCCGTCTTGA
- the LOC126552808 gene encoding homeobox protein Hox-A1 isoform X2 yields the protein MNLNTSERPENDDVLKTHNDDDQRRKPMFLFSVDYILNKAGETNAEDDTDQQNKQHFDWLYCTRFKPPKLDRIKRKDGKHRQKRRPGRNPRIPFTTQQVSVLEHEFRRSAYLGGTNDVHVLSDRLRLSESRIKIWFQNRRARERRDHHSGSLPGSSSTNSTNNSSQQRLPISSTSAFKPLVPSHTYVEGNYSPS from the exons ATGAACTTGAATACCTCAGAGCGTCCAGAAAATGACGACGTTTTAAAAACACACAACGATGATGATCAAAGAAGAAAAcccatgtttttatttagcgtggattatatattgaataaagcCGGGGAGACGAATGCTGAAGACGATACCgatcaacaaaataaacagcATTTTGACTGGTTGTATTGTACACGATTCAAGCCTCCAAAACTCGACA gGATAAAAAGGAAGGATGGGAAACATAGACAGAAACGGAGGCCTGGACGCAATCCGAGGATACCATTTACCACCCAACAAGTTTCGGTATTGGAACATGAATTCCGGCGGAGTGCATATTTAGGAGGAACTAACGATGTACATGTATTGTCTGACAGATTGCGACTATCGGAAAGTAGA ataaaaatatggtttcaAAACCGTAGAGCCAGAGAACGCAGAGATCATCATAGTGGAAGTTTACCCGGATCATCTAGTACTAACTCTACTAATAATTCTTCTCAACAACGACTCCCGATATCGTCTACATCTGCGTTCAAACCATTGGTGCCATCACACACTTATGTTGAAGGAAATTATTCTCCGTCTTGA